In one window of Pseudodesulfovibrio sediminis DNA:
- a CDS encoding YkgJ family cysteine cluster protein: MHSDETKEFLDSLPELEEGKTYCFKCYPGIECFNACCSDLDMILTPYDILRMRSALKMSSIDFLRVHTTGHRAPDTNFPVFKFRMTDSAARTCAFVTEQGCRIYEDRPGACRMYPLGRATKPDGKGGVSEQFFIVKEDHCRGFLEKDEWTGASWKEDQGFREYTASNDRYMNILSRVKQGGHPVSDKMSHMATLAMYKIDEFQRFIEKMQLFARVEVDEKRQKAILEDEFVCLSFAMDWFELMLFHDTSKLKPKNVPTRTACGK; encoded by the coding sequence ATGCACAGTGATGAAACCAAGGAATTCCTCGACTCCCTGCCGGAGCTTGAGGAAGGCAAGACATATTGCTTCAAATGCTACCCCGGAATCGAGTGCTTCAATGCCTGCTGCTCCGATCTCGACATGATTCTGACGCCCTACGATATCCTGCGTATGCGCTCGGCACTCAAGATGTCCAGCATCGATTTTCTGCGCGTCCACACCACCGGCCATCGCGCACCTGACACCAACTTTCCGGTGTTCAAGTTCCGTATGACCGATAGCGCCGCCCGCACCTGCGCATTTGTCACTGAACAGGGCTGTCGTATCTACGAAGATCGTCCCGGTGCCTGTCGCATGTACCCGCTGGGTCGCGCCACCAAGCCCGATGGCAAAGGCGGCGTTAGCGAACAATTCTTCATCGTCAAGGAAGACCACTGTCGCGGTTTTCTCGAAAAGGACGAATGGACCGGTGCTTCATGGAAAGAAGATCAGGGATTCAGAGAGTATACGGCCAGCAATGACCGCTATATGAACATCCTCTCCCGCGTCAAACAGGGTGGCCATCCCGTGTCCGACAAGATGAGCCACATGGCGACTCTTGCCATGTATAAAATCGACGAGTTTCAGCGGTTCATCGAAAAAATGCAGCTCTTCGCCCGTGTCGAAGTGGATGAAAAACGTCAGAAAGCCATACTTGAAGACGAGTTCGTCTGTCTCTCGTTCGCCATGGACTGGTTCGAGCTGATGCTCTTCCACGACACCAGTAAGCTCAAACCCAAGAACGTGCCCACTCGCACGGCCTGCGGCAAATAA